A genomic region of Anas acuta chromosome 1, bAnaAcu1.1, whole genome shotgun sequence contains the following coding sequences:
- the WARS2 gene encoding tryptophan--tRNA ligase, mitochondrial isoform X4 — MATPGGLIRAARRGTLAQVPEHAELAWILGCITNVPRLLRLPQWKMKRASQSNGGTVGLLTYPVLQAADILLYKSTHVPVGEDQVLHLELAQDIAQHFNKKYGEFFPVPKAILSTTKKIKSLRDPTVKMSKSDTQKLATVNIVDSPDEIVLKFRKAVTDFTSEVTYDPANRPGVSNLVSIHSAVSGLSIEEVLHQSVGLDTAHYKMVVAESVIQKFAPIRNEIKKLQEDKAHLIQVLEAGAEKAKELATPIYQEIRRLVGFQ; from the exons gtccctgagcaTGCAGAACTTGCCTGGATTCTTGGGTGCATAACTAATGTGCCACGCTTACTACGCTTGCCCCAATGGAAG ATGAAGCGTGCCAGCCAGAGTAATGGTGGAACTGTTGGTTTGTTGACTTACCCTGTGCTTCAAGCAGCAGATATTTTGCTGTACAA GTCGACACATGTTCCTGTTGGAGAAGAtcaagtcctgcacctggaacTAGCCCAAGATATAGCACAACATTTCAACAAGAAATACGGAGAATTCTTTCCTGTGCCCAAAGCCATTTTAA gtacaacaaagaaaataaaatccctcaGAGATCCAACGGTGAAGATGTCTAAGTCAGACACACAGAAGTTAGCTACTGTTAACATAGTGGACAGCCCTGATGAAATAGTGCTGAAATTCCGCAAAGCTGTGACTGACTTTACCTCTGAGGTGACCTATGACCCAGCCAATCGTCCTGGTGTCTCTAATCTGGTGTCCATTCATTCTGCAGTATCAGGACTTAGCATAGAAGAAGTGCTACACCAATCTGTTGGTCTTGACACTGCTCACTACAAAATGGTGGTAGCAGAGTCAGTTATTCAAAAATTTGCACCAATCAGGAATGAAATCAAGAAACTCCAGGAGGACAAAGCCCATCTGATACAGGTTTTAGAGGCTGGAGCAGAGAAAGCCAAAGAACTGGCTACCCCCATCTATCAAGAAATAAGAAGACTGGTGGGATTTCAGTAG